One region of Desulforegula conservatrix Mb1Pa genomic DNA includes:
- a CDS encoding UbiD family decarboxylase: MIYSSLSECVIDLEKNGHLVRVKEEVDPNLEMAEIHRRIFEKKGPAVFFERVKGSPFPAVSNLFGTMDRARFIFRSTLKNVKKIMELKGDPSRFMKNPFRYAPVPFAMISAIPRKMDDGAALFSKCRISDIPQIKCWPMDGGAFVLLPQVYSEDPYKNSIFASNMGMYRIQLSGNDYAQDKEIGLHYQIRRDIGIHHSKAVEKGEKLKVSIFVGGPPAHTLGAVMPLPEGVPEAVFAGVLAGRRFRYARKNGHVISLDADFCITGTIDPERTKPEGPFGDHLGYYSLVHEFPFLNVESVYHRKDAVWPFTVVGRPPQEDSVFGELIHEITAPVTPSAIPGVKALHAVDASGVHPLLLAIGSERYVPYQSRKPMELLTLANAILGFGHCSLAKYLFIIAGEDSPMLDIHDIQAFFVHMLERVNFETDCHFQTATTIDTLDYSGEGLNKGSKMIIAVAGNPKRKLCNEIKGDLKLPEGFSEPRTAMPGVIVVNGPKFINALQGEKDAKAFADFLDKAGSPEGYPLFIIADDSVFVSKNINNFLWAVFTRSNPSHDVYGAGEFIRHKHWECRGPLIIDARLKPHHAPPLIEDPDVSARVDLLGKKSGSLYGQI, from the coding sequence ATGATATATTCCAGTCTTTCAGAATGCGTAATTGATCTTGAAAAAAATGGCCATCTTGTCCGAGTGAAGGAAGAGGTTGACCCCAATCTTGAAATGGCAGAGATCCACAGACGGATTTTTGAGAAAAAAGGGCCAGCTGTTTTCTTTGAAAGGGTAAAAGGCTCGCCATTTCCTGCCGTGTCCAATCTCTTCGGAACAATGGACAGGGCGAGATTCATTTTCAGATCAACCTTGAAAAATGTGAAAAAAATCATGGAGCTTAAGGGCGATCCTTCGCGCTTCATGAAAAATCCTTTCAGATATGCGCCAGTCCCATTTGCCATGATTTCGGCTATTCCAAGAAAAATGGATGACGGAGCCGCTCTTTTCTCCAAATGCAGGATTTCAGATATCCCCCAGATAAAATGCTGGCCAATGGACGGAGGGGCTTTTGTTCTTCTTCCCCAGGTCTATTCGGAAGACCCATACAAAAACAGCATATTTGCTTCAAATATGGGCATGTACAGAATTCAGCTCTCAGGAAATGATTATGCCCAGGATAAAGAGATCGGACTGCATTACCAGATAAGAAGGGATATCGGAATCCATCATTCAAAGGCGGTTGAAAAAGGAGAAAAGCTTAAAGTAAGCATATTTGTGGGCGGGCCGCCAGCCCATACTCTGGGAGCTGTCATGCCTCTACCCGAAGGAGTTCCGGAGGCTGTTTTTGCCGGAGTGCTGGCTGGTAGAAGATTCAGGTATGCCAGAAAAAATGGCCATGTGATTTCACTCGACGCTGATTTTTGCATCACAGGCACAATCGATCCTGAAAGGACAAAGCCAGAAGGCCCGTTCGGTGATCATCTTGGATATTACAGTCTTGTTCATGAATTTCCCTTTCTGAATGTCGAATCTGTCTATCACAGAAAAGACGCTGTGTGGCCTTTCACTGTTGTTGGTCGGCCTCCCCAGGAGGATTCTGTTTTTGGAGAGCTGATTCATGAGATAACAGCGCCAGTCACACCATCGGCAATCCCAGGAGTTAAGGCTCTTCACGCTGTTGACGCGTCAGGTGTGCATCCTCTTCTTCTTGCCATAGGGTCTGAAAGATATGTTCCTTATCAGTCAAGAAAACCCATGGAGCTTCTGACTCTCGCAAATGCCATTTTAGGATTTGGCCACTGCTCTCTTGCAAAATATCTTTTCATAATTGCGGGCGAGGATTCACCTATGCTCGACATTCATGATATTCAGGCTTTTTTTGTTCACATGCTCGAGCGAGTCAATTTTGAAACTGACTGCCATTTTCAGACTGCTACCACCATCGACACTCTCGATTATTCAGGTGAAGGTCTTAATAAAGGGTCTAAGATGATAATCGCAGTGGCAGGGAATCCTAAAAGGAAACTTTGCAATGAGATAAAAGGAGATCTTAAACTGCCTGAGGGTTTTTCAGAACCGAGAACAGCCATGCCAGGAGTTATAGTCGTGAATGGCCCGAAATTCATTAATGCGCTTCAGGGTGAAAAGGATGCAAAGGCTTTTGCGGATTTTCTTGATAAAGCAGGTAGTCCTGAAGGCTATCCTCTTTTTATAATTGCGGACGACAGCGTTTTTGTGTCAAAAAATATCAATAATTTCCTGTGGGCAGTATTTACAAGATCCAACCCGTCCCATGATGTATATGGGGCCGGAGAGTTTATAAGGCATAAACATTGGGAATGCCGTGGTCCGCTTATAATTGATGCGAGGCTCAAGCCCCATCATGCTCCGCCTCTGATCGAAGATCCCGATGTTTCAGCAAGGGTTGATTTGCTGGGGAAAAAGTCGGGGAGTCTGTATGGGCAAATATGA
- a CDS encoding SPFH domain-containing protein, whose amino-acid sequence MKRFIYSIIFLLAISAISGCVPHTTGETEVGVRTRKFGLFGAKGVEEKIYSQGSTYFFMPFINDWNVFDTKLQNLEMTFAENRGDRKSQDDLVLKTIDGNDISLDVIIAYRIDAAKAPYILQYVAKDDRTLRDMIVRTIARSKPRDIFGELKTEAFYVTESREAQANKAKIELQNTLGPMGIIIEKVMTNDYRFNPEYTKAIEDKKVADQQVEKNKSAQHAALEEYKRKLEETKGEVNKLVADADGQYQKAQIEVDVYLEQQKLLADAIKAEGIAEAKGIMEMNKALAGTGGEVMVKLKIAEALQGKNISLLPVSEGGMNLKTTDVNRLIETMGVKAMSETKKK is encoded by the coding sequence ATGAAGCGTTTCATTTATTCAATAATTTTTCTCCTGGCAATATCGGCCATTTCAGGATGTGTCCCCCATACCACTGGTGAAACAGAAGTTGGAGTCAGAACCCGCAAATTCGGACTTTTCGGAGCAAAGGGAGTCGAAGAAAAAATTTATTCCCAGGGCAGCACATATTTCTTTATGCCTTTCATAAATGACTGGAACGTTTTTGACACAAAACTACAGAACCTTGAGATGACATTTGCGGAAAACCGGGGTGACAGAAAATCCCAGGACGACCTGGTTCTTAAAACCATAGACGGTAACGATATCAGCCTCGATGTCATTATAGCCTACCGTATTGATGCGGCCAAGGCTCCTTATATTCTTCAGTATGTGGCAAAGGATGACAGGACTCTGAGGGATATGATTGTAAGAACAATTGCCCGCAGCAAGCCAAGGGATATTTTCGGGGAGTTGAAAACCGAAGCTTTTTACGTGACAGAGTCCCGTGAAGCCCAGGCAAACAAGGCAAAAATAGAACTTCAGAATACCTTGGGGCCAATGGGTATCATCATTGAAAAGGTAATGACCAACGATTACCGTTTCAATCCGGAATACACAAAGGCAATCGAGGATAAAAAAGTAGCGGATCAACAGGTTGAAAAAAATAAATCCGCCCAGCACGCAGCCCTTGAAGAATACAAGCGGAAGCTTGAAGAAACCAAAGGCGAAGTCAACAAACTGGTTGCAGACGCAGATGGTCAATATCAGAAGGCCCAGATAGAAGTTGATGTTTATCTGGAACAGCAAAAGCTTCTGGCCGATGCGATAAAAGCTGAAGGTATAGCAGAAGCCAAGGGAATCATGGAAATGAACAAGGCCCTTGCAGGAACCGGCGGTGAAGTGATGGTCAAATTAAAGATTGCAGAAGCTCTCCAGGGCAAAAACATATCCCTGCTTCCGGTTTCCGAAGGCGGCATGAACCTGAAGACCACCGATGTGAACAGGCTGATAGAAACAATGGGTGTAAAGGCAATGTCCGAAACAAAAAAGAAATGA
- a CDS encoding type II toxin-antitoxin system HicB family antitoxin, whose translation MQKYEIIIYWSNEDQVFVAEVPELSGCMAHGETEEQALKNIKDAIQLWIDTAREFGDHIPEPKGRRLMYA comes from the coding sequence ATGCAAAAGTATGAGATTATAATCTACTGGAGCAACGAAGATCAGGTCTTTGTGGCTGAAGTTCCTGAATTGTCCGGATGTATGGCTCACGGAGAAACTGAAGAACAGGCTTTAAAAAACATAAAAGATGCAATTCAGTTGTGGATTGATACTGCCCGTGAATTCGGGGATCATATTCCTGAACCTAAAGGCCGCCGTCTGATGTATGCATAA
- a CDS encoding SPFH domain-containing protein encodes MDNDEPGNRLSPIRQIKDNIKIPSINFKPAKWFNLVVAVIILVIVFFNLCFVYVKPYEYGIKVARIGMQRGVQKEIENAGLNFVMPFGLQQMYKLPKGIQVLELTNSPNTSATDARKDKAAHIQTSDGFYVDIDVSILYRIKDPYLVFTTIGPGTLYEDNGIIPKAEPALKEALGKLTTEEFYNSPLRVQKTEEAREKLNEELKPKGLEVDQVLVRYFRYSPEIQKNIEEKKLKDQMVFTNQSMAKAAKEEAILKKIVQEGLVIAAVEMEKGKAYVTRKTAEKDLYVRTKTAEADLLVKLAEAEKVRLKNDALKGEGSEHMVGLKMAEVYKGLDVVILPSDGQNGINPLKLDSALKMFDVRKGGDK; translated from the coding sequence ATGGATAATGATGAACCAGGTAACAGGCTCAGTCCAATAAGACAAATCAAAGACAACATAAAGATCCCCTCCATTAATTTCAAACCCGCCAAATGGTTCAATTTAGTCGTGGCAGTCATTATTCTTGTAATAGTCTTTTTCAATCTCTGCTTTGTCTATGTGAAGCCATACGAGTATGGAATCAAGGTAGCCAGAATCGGCATGCAAAGAGGAGTTCAGAAAGAAATCGAAAACGCTGGGCTTAATTTTGTAATGCCATTCGGGCTCCAGCAGATGTACAAACTGCCAAAAGGAATTCAGGTTCTTGAGTTAACCAATTCTCCAAACACATCAGCCACTGATGCCAGAAAAGACAAGGCAGCTCACATCCAAACCTCGGACGGATTTTACGTGGATATTGATGTTTCCATACTTTATCGGATCAAGGACCCTTACCTTGTTTTCACAACAATAGGGCCGGGAACTCTGTACGAAGACAACGGAATAATTCCCAAGGCTGAACCAGCTCTCAAGGAAGCCCTTGGAAAGCTGACCACTGAAGAATTTTACAACAGCCCTCTTCGCGTCCAGAAGACAGAAGAAGCAAGGGAAAAACTCAACGAAGAACTTAAACCAAAGGGGCTTGAAGTAGATCAGGTTCTTGTCAGGTATTTCAGATACAGTCCTGAAATCCAGAAAAACATAGAGGAAAAAAAGCTCAAAGATCAGATGGTTTTTACAAACCAGTCCATGGCAAAAGCTGCCAAGGAAGAAGCCATACTTAAAAAAATCGTTCAGGAAGGCCTTGTAATAGCTGCTGTTGAAATGGAAAAAGGCAAGGCATATGTCACCAGAAAAACGGCGGAAAAGGATCTTTATGTAAGAACCAAAACAGCCGAGGCTGATCTTTTAGTAAAGCTTGCCGAAGCTGAAAAGGTTCGCCTGAAAAATGACGCGCTTAAGGGAGAAGGATCAGAGCATATGGTTGGCCTGAAAATGGCAGAAGTATACAAGGGGCTGGATGTTGTAATTCTGCCGAGCGACGGCCAGAACGGAATAAATCCGCTGAAGCTGGACAGCGCTCTGAAGATGTTTGATGTCCGCAAAGGAGGTGACAAATGA
- a CDS encoding DedA family protein, translated as MTIEQLVTYYGYPAILLGTFLEGETVLVLAGFLAHQGYLELPFVILAAFVGTLFGDQLYYYIGRIKGRSFIDKRPGWKKRSGRILNLLQRHQILLILGFRFIYGIRTVTPFIVGMSRVKPLHFLILNVIGAGVWAITVGLLGYVLGHSLELLIAEIKHYEIFVIAVVVLVGSVVWIFMRLRDRNSG; from the coding sequence ATGACGATTGAACAACTTGTTACTTATTATGGCTATCCTGCAATTTTGCTTGGAACATTTCTGGAGGGAGAGACAGTTTTGGTTCTTGCCGGATTTTTAGCTCATCAGGGATATCTTGAATTGCCATTTGTTATTTTGGCTGCATTTGTAGGAACGTTATTTGGTGATCAGCTATATTATTACATTGGCCGGATCAAGGGGCGATCTTTTATTGATAAACGTCCAGGATGGAAAAAAAGATCAGGGCGGATACTAAATCTTTTGCAGCGGCATCAGATTCTTCTGATACTTGGTTTTCGATTTATATATGGAATCCGTACAGTCACTCCTTTTATCGTAGGGATGAGCAGGGTCAAACCATTACATTTTTTAATACTGAACGTTATTGGTGCAGGGGTATGGGCAATTACAGTTGGTTTATTAGGATATGTTCTTGGGCACTCACTGGAACTTTTAATAGCTGAAATAAAACATTATGAAATTTTTGTTATTGCCGTGGTTGTGCTTGTTGGCTCAGTAGTATGGATTTTTATGAGGTTGAGGGATCGTAATTCGGGGTAG
- a CDS encoding MFS transporter: MDKTSYHKFQLALQYFLYYGIVGIHLPYLNLYFRYIGFSGREIGTVASLRTLCIIIFPLLWGMIADKFKMRKTIYVMCNVASAVLWGLYLFTTGFMPIAAVTFAFAAFYSPIIAFLEAFSMDILGRAKKSYGKIRLWGSISFVAVVLVLGKIISGGDIKIIIPLSLGLMLFMAVLSFFFPKTEIHGPEFTLKSASFFLKPDVALFLLSAVMMLASHGAYYGFLSIKLSSEGASASYIGIVWAVGSASEILVMLYSKELFKRIKIETVLVWSFAFAALRWLIVCYLGDQPVFMILSQLLHAVTYGCFHMACILFTDKVSDEGVKTLAQSVNNSVSYGLGLMAGIFTCGFFYDRFQNLVFLGCSIVAVAGGFTMKAAMKAHSTFIIE; the protein is encoded by the coding sequence ATGGATAAAACCTCGTATCATAAATTCCAGTTGGCCCTGCAATACTTCCTTTACTACGGGATAGTCGGCATTCATCTGCCTTACCTGAATCTTTATTTCAGATACATAGGCTTTTCAGGCAGAGAAATCGGCACTGTGGCGTCGCTTCGAACCCTGTGCATAATCATTTTTCCGCTTTTATGGGGAATGATCGCGGACAAATTCAAAATGCGCAAAACAATATATGTCATGTGCAACGTCGCAAGCGCAGTCTTGTGGGGGCTTTATCTTTTCACCACAGGATTTATGCCCATAGCCGCCGTAACCTTTGCGTTTGCGGCATTTTATTCGCCAATCATAGCTTTTCTTGAAGCCTTTTCAATGGATATTCTGGGCAGGGCAAAAAAAAGCTACGGGAAAATAAGACTATGGGGATCGATATCATTTGTTGCCGTTGTTCTGGTTCTTGGAAAGATTATTTCAGGCGGCGACATAAAAATAATAATCCCTCTAAGCCTTGGACTGATGCTATTCATGGCTGTCCTGTCGTTTTTTTTCCCAAAAACAGAAATTCACGGCCCTGAATTTACCCTGAAATCCGCTTCCTTTTTTTTGAAGCCGGATGTCGCCCTTTTTCTTCTGAGCGCAGTAATGATGCTCGCCAGCCACGGAGCATATTACGGATTTCTTTCCATCAAGCTTTCATCGGAAGGAGCTTCTGCTTCATATATTGGAATTGTCTGGGCAGTTGGTTCTGCGTCAGAAATACTTGTGATGCTTTACTCAAAAGAACTTTTCAAACGCATAAAAATAGAAACTGTCCTTGTATGGTCTTTTGCATTTGCAGCGCTTAGATGGCTGATTGTTTGTTATCTTGGAGATCAGCCGGTGTTCATGATTCTTTCCCAGTTACTGCACGCAGTTACTTACGGCTGCTTTCACATGGCATGCATACTTTTCACCGACAAGGTATCAGACGAAGGAGTAAAAACCCTTGCACAGTCAGTAAATAATTCAGTGAGTTACGGACTGGGTCTGATGGCGGGGATATTCACATGCGGATTCTTTTATGACAGGTTTCAGAATCTGGTTTTCCTCGGATGCTCAATTGTAGCTGTGGCGGGGGGATTTACAATGAAGGCGGCGATGAAGGCTCATAGTACCTTCATAATAGAATAA
- a CDS encoding nucleotidyltransferase substrate binding protein: MNLDLESYRKALNSFEALVAKTSDEEFMSGLDDVTRFGLKAGVIQNFEFTYELCWKFLQRWIRANISPEDSDHPRTRKDLFRMAARYGLIDDPAPWFVYGDARNLTSHTYSESIAEEVYVIALKFIKDAGVLLNRLEKAND, from the coding sequence ATGAATCTGGATCTGGAGAGTTATAGAAAAGCATTGAATTCATTTGAAGCTTTGGTGGCAAAAACATCCGACGAGGAATTCATGTCAGGTCTTGACGATGTCACAAGATTTGGTCTCAAGGCGGGCGTGATTCAGAATTTTGAGTTTACATATGAATTGTGCTGGAAGTTTTTGCAGAGGTGGATCAGGGCGAACATAAGTCCCGAAGACTCTGATCATCCAAGGACGAGGAAGGATCTTTTCCGCATGGCTGCAAGATACGGGCTGATTGATGACCCTGCTCCCTGGTTTGTTTATGGAGACGCAAGAAACCTGACCTCGCATACTTATAGTGAAAGTATAGCCGAAGAAGTATATGTCATTGCCTTGAAATTCATAAAAGATGCGGGAGTGTTGTTAAATAGGCTGGAAAAGGCAAATGATTGA
- a CDS encoding pyridoxamine 5'-phosphate oxidase family protein: protein MTKKQYRLEDIIKDAEDFAEKCHIMTLATACGNDPWAAPVYYIYYNNGFWFFSSENSRHIIDAEKNSGVAAASVCGNPYDWSEIKGLQMKGKIRQTGITVESGIAYAKYIKNFVFVEKMLSGKQVKDVSDLEALFRVRWYVFVPDEVYYSDNSVSFGFRERVK, encoded by the coding sequence ATGACAAAAAAACAATATCGCCTTGAAGATATAATAAAGGATGCGGAGGATTTTGCTGAAAAATGCCATATCATGACGCTTGCCACAGCCTGCGGAAATGATCCCTGGGCCGCTCCGGTTTATTATATTTATTATAATAATGGCTTCTGGTTTTTTTCCTCAGAAAATTCCCGGCATATAATTGATGCTGAAAAGAATTCAGGAGTTGCTGCTGCGAGCGTTTGCGGGAATCCTTATGATTGGAGCGAGATAAAAGGCCTTCAGATGAAGGGCAAAATTCGACAGACCGGAATTACCGTCGAATCAGGCATAGCCTATGCTAAATATATAAAGAACTTCGTTTTTGTTGAAAAAATGCTGTCAGGCAAGCAGGTTAAAGATGTCTCGGATCTTGAAGCCCTTTTCAGGGTCAGGTGGTATGTGTTTGTCCCTGATGAGGTTTATTATTCTGATAATTCCGTGAGCTTCGGATTCAGGGAGAGGGTGAAATGA
- a CDS encoding nucleotidyltransferase family protein, whose product MIDIDNLQFDLIKRILSETIPEYSVWAFGSRVNGRPQKFSDLDLALVSNGKIDWRIVERLKDAFSESDLPIMIDVVDFNSVSENFRKLILENHFLIQ is encoded by the coding sequence ATGATTGATATTGACAATCTACAGTTTGACCTGATTAAGCGTATTCTCTCTGAGACAATACCAGAATATAGTGTTTGGGCTTTTGGATCGAGGGTAAACGGCAGACCACAAAAATTTTCCGATCTTGATCTTGCTTTGGTTTCTAATGGAAAAATAGACTGGAGAATAGTTGAAAGGCTTAAGGATGCTTTTTCAGAATCAGATCTGCCTATTATGATAGATGTTGTTGATTTTAATTCTGTTTCCGAAAATTTCAGAAAGCTCATCCTTGAGAATCATTTCTTGATCCAATAA
- a CDS encoding type II toxin-antitoxin system HicA family toxin → MGKYEKLLFQILRGTSDSNIVFDDIIHLLIRLGFEERQRGSHHIFRREDVEEKINLQKDGCKAKAYQVRQVRSVLLKYKLGGEL, encoded by the coding sequence ATGGGCAAATATGAAAAATTGCTTTTTCAGATTTTAAGAGGAACATCAGATTCAAATATTGTTTTTGATGATATAATCCATCTTCTGATCAGGTTGGGTTTTGAAGAACGCCAGCGCGGAAGCCATCATATTTTCAGAAGAGAGGATGTGGAAGAAAAAATTAATCTTCAGAAAGATGGATGCAAGGCAAAAGCCTATCAGGTCAGGCAGGTGAGGTCGGTATTGCTAAAATATAAGCTGGGAGGAGAACTTTAG